The following are encoded together in the Lactuca sativa cultivar Salinas chromosome 1, Lsat_Salinas_v11, whole genome shotgun sequence genome:
- the LOC111896910 gene encoding protein transport protein SEC23 → MATEMANTDPEGIDGVRMTWNAWPRTKVEASKCVIPIAASISPIRTHPLIPTNPYEPLRCKTCSAVLNPFCRVDFSALIWICPFCFQRNHFPHHFSGISETNVPAELYPQYTTIEYALPVHDVHHTLPPPVYVFVLDTCMIEEELGFAKSALQQALEFLPENALVGFVSFGTQVQVHELGYSDMSKVYVFRGSKEMTKDQVLEQLGLGGGFAGGRRPGGVPVPGQGFQKGPVQPNAGVTRFLLPASEGAYIIHSLLEELGTDQWPVAPGNRSLRCTGVALSVAAGLLGACLPGTGARMVALVGGPCTEGPGSIISKDLSDPVRSHKDLDKDAAPYFRKAVQFYEELAKQMVSQGHVLDLFASALDQVGVAEMKVIIERTGGLVVLAESFGHSVFKDSFKRVFEKGEESLGLAHNGTLDITCSKDIKIQGIIGPCTSLEKKGPAVANTVIGQGNTTSWKLCGLDKDTCLTVFFDISSSDKDPSGNVNPQLYIQTTTRYQGVDGQPKLRVTTITRRWVESAVVSEELMQGFDQETAAVVMARLTSYKMEMEEAFDATRWIDRNLIRLCSKFGDYRKDDPSSFSLNPSFSLFPQFMFNLRRSQFVQVFNNSPDETAYFRMMLNRESITNATVMIQPSLISYSFNSLPSPALLDVASISADRILLLDSYFSVVVFHGMTIAQWRNNGYQHQPEHQAFAQLLQAPHDDAELIIRERFPVPRLVVCDQHGSQARFLLAKLNPSATYNNEVATAGMDVIFTDDVNLQVFFEHLQRLAVQTS, encoded by the exons ATGGCGACGGAGATGGCGAATACCGATCCAGAGGGAATCGACGGAGTTCGTATGACCTGGAACGCCTGGCCACGCACAAAAGTTGAAGCCAGCAAGTGTGTGATTCCAATCGCCGCCTCGATCTCGCCGATCCGCACTCACCCTCTCATCCCCACCAATCCCTACGAGCCACTCAGATGCAAGACCTGCTCCGCCGTACTTAATCCCTTCTGCCGCGTCGACTTCTCCGCCCTCATCTGGATCTGCCCATTCTGCTTCCAACGCAACCACTTCCCTCACCACTTCTCCGGCATCTCCGAAACTAACGTTCCCGCTGAACTCTACCCTCAATACACCACTATCGAATACGCACTTCCTGTTCATGACGTCCACCACACGCTTCCTCCACCTGTCTACGTATTCGTACTTGACACCTGCATGATCGaggaagaattagggtttgcgaAATCGGCGTTACAACAGGCGCTTGAATTCTTACCAGAAAACGCTTTGGTCGGGTTTGTTTCTTTCGGAACTCAGGTTCAGGTTCATGAATTGGGATATTCCGATATGTCAAAGGTTTATGTTTTTCGAGGATCAAAAGAGATGACCAAAGATCAAGTTCTAGAGCAATTGGGGTTAGGCGGAGGTTTCGCCGGTGGCCGAAGACCTGGTGGCGTGCCGGTGCCAGGGCAAGGGTTTCAGAAAGGACCAGTACAACCAAATGCTGGTGTCACAAGGTTCTTACTACCTGCTTCCGAGGGTGCATACATTATCCATTCG CTTCTGGAGGAACTAGGAACAGATCAATGGCCTGTTGCTCCTGGTAATCGTTCATTAAGGTGTACTGGAGTCGCATTGAGTGTTGCAGCAGGTCTGCTTGGAGCTTGCTTGCCTGGAACAGGTGCTCGTATGGTGGCACTAGTCGGAGGTCCCTGCACAGAAGGCCCTGGTTCA ATTATATCCAAAGATCTCTCAGATCCTGTTCGTTCACATAAAGATCTGGACAAAGATGCAGCACCATATTTCAGAAAAGCAGTTCAGTTTTATGAAGAACTTGCAAAGCAAATGGTCAGCCAGGGTCATGTTTTGGATCTTTTTGCTTCTGCCCTTGACCAG GTTGGAGTTGCAGAAATGAAGGTGATCATTGAAAGAACTGGTGGACTTGTTGTTTTAGCTGAAAGTTTTGGTCATTCAGTTTTTAAAGATTCATTCAAACGTGTTTTTGAGAAAGGAGAAGAGTCTCTTGGCCTTGCTCATAA TGGCACACTTGATATTACATGTTCAAAGGATATCAAGATTCAGGGGATCATTGGACCTTGCACATCCTTGGAAAAG AAAGGACCTGCTGTTGCAAACACAGTGATAGGTCAAGGGAACACCACATCATGGAAGCTATGTGGACTTGATAAAGACACTTGTTTGACTGTTTTCTTTGATATATCATCAAGTGATAAAGATCCTTCTGGAAATGTAAATCCACAGTTGTATATACAAACCACCACAAG ATACCAGGGTGTTGATGGGCAACCAAAACTACGAGTTACTACAATCACTAGAAGATGGGTAGAGAGTGCTGTTGTTTCAGAg GAATTAATGCAAGGTTTTGATCAAGAGACTGCTGCCGTAGTAATGGCTAGATTAACTTCTTATAAAATGGAAATGGAG GAAGCATTTGATGCAACAAGGTGGATAGATAGAAACCTAATTCGCCTATGTTCCAAATTTGGGGACTATAGAAAAGACGACCCCTCTTCATTTTCTTTAAACCCTAGTTTCTCATTGTTCCCTCAATTCATGTTCAATCTTCGAAGATCACAATTCGTTCAG GTGTTTAATAATAGTCCAGATGAAACTGCTTATTTTCGGATGATGTTAAACAGAGAAAGCATAACAAATGCAACTGTGATGATTCAGCCTTCATTGATTTCATATTCATTTAACTCACTTCCTTCTCCTGCATTGCTTGATGTGGCATCAATTTCAGCTGATAGAATCTTGTTGTTAGATTCTTATTTCAGTGTAGTTGTTTTTCATGGCATGACAATTGCTCAATGGAGAAACAATGGCTACCAACATCAGCCTGAACATCAA GCATTTGCTCAGTTGTTACAAGCGCCACATGATGATGCAGAACTGATAATACGTGAGCGGTTTCCTGTCCCACGATTGGTGGTGTGTGATCAACATGGTTCTcag GCAAGATTCTTATTGGCTAAGTTGAATCCATCAGCAACATATAACAATGAAGTGGCTACAGCTGGAATGGATGTCATCTTCACTGATGATGTCAATCTTCAAGTCTTCTTTGAGCATTTACAGAGGCTTGCTGTTCAAACTTCTTGA
- the LOC111896998 gene encoding pentatricopeptide repeat-containing protein At1g43980, mitochondrial, translating to MVCSPRVTFFSTLLNHCLSLESLFSVKIVHAQLIKLSLCNANTFLGNRCLDLYSKFGTIKDAFQAFDDIRHKNVFSWNIYMRVLISLDDLKGARQLFDEMPERDVVSWNSIISGYSSSGFHDSALRLFSQMQTFGVTPSDYTYSIVLSFIQSVHHGMEIHCNMIRNGVDFSSVIIWNSLIDMYCNHGVLDYAFGVFLNMEQIDIISWNTLIAGFSKSGYKELAYKHFNIMRTTNHLPDAFTISSIMTSCSSSNSTIDQDLSTGKQLFSLSIKLGFLSNTILSSAAIDMFSKCKNINDSIRVFEEINNWDSCVCNSMISSLVNNRLEENAMDIFTLSLNKNIRPTEFTLSCLVSCSSLFLPPVVGTQLHSLVVKLGFENDSIVSSSLVEMYTKCGSIDSAKTIFDQMGVKDLISWNTMILGFTYNGKTIKSLKLFDELLKNGPTPDEVTLYGILLACNYGSLINEGLLIFYSMENEYGVTPKDTHLTIIVDLMIKCGRLNEALEIVTTMGSGLNGVMCKSILDVYGVYGELRFIEKVAQRLIEFEPMCVLPYIVLCKAYEVRGKWESVARVKKEMKDRKIKKVVGCSWIGVKRNLFDFKESEVVHHGGEDLYLMLRLMMWDLDDEGYYIF from the coding sequence ATGGTCTGTTCTCCACGAGTAACTTTCTTTTCAACCCTCTTAAATCACTGTCTCTCATTAGAGTCATTATTTTCCGTTAAAATCGTTCATGCCCAACTCATAAAGCTCAGTCTTTGCAACGCCAACACTTTCTTGGGTAATCGCTGTCTTGATCTTTACTCAAAATTCGGAACCATTAAAGACGCTTTCCAAGCGTTTGATGACATACGCCACAAAAATGTATTCTCTTGGAACATATACATGAGAGTTCTCATTAGTCTTGACGACCTTAAAGGAGCACGccaactgttcgatgaaatgcccgAACGAGATGTCGTGAGCTGGAACTCCATCATTTCAGGGTACTCTTCTAGTGGGTTTCACGATTCTGCACTTCGTTTATTCTCACAAATGCAAACATTTGGAGTAACACCAAGTGACTACACATATTCGATTGTGTTGTCATTCATACAATCTGTTCATCATGGGATGGAAATCCACTGTAACATGATAAGAAATGGAGTCGATTTCTCTTCTGTTATTATCTGGAACTCATTGATTGATATGTATTGTAATCATGGCGTTCTAGATTATGCTTTTGGTGTGTTTCTAAATATGGAGCAAATCGACATCATCTCCTGGAATACACTGATTGCAGGTTTCAGTAAATCGGGTTACAAAGAATTGGCTTATAAACACTTCAACATCATGAGAACAACCAATCATCTACCTGATGCATTTACAATATCTTCAATTATGACTTCATGTTCTAGTTCTAATTCTACCATCGATCAAGATTTATCAACAGGGAAACAGTTATTCTCTTTAtccataaaattagggtttctttcaaaCACAATTCTTTCAAGTGCAGCTATCGACATGTTCTCAAAATGTAAAAATATAAACGATTCAATACGTGTTTTTGAAGAAATCAACAATTGGGATTCATGTGTTTGCAATTCAATGATTTCAAGCCTTGTGAATAATCGACTCGAGGAGAATGCAATGGACATTTTTACCCTTtctttaaacaaaaacataaggcCTACAGAATTCACACTTAGTTGTTTGGTGAGTTGTTCTTCCCTCTTTCTGCCACCTGTCGTTGGGACACAATTGCATTCTTTGGTTGTGAAATTAGGATTTGAGAATGATTCTATTGTTTCAAGCTCACTTGTTGAAATGTACACCAAATGTGGTTCTATTGACTCTGCAAAAACCATCTTTGACCAAATGGGTGTCAAAGATTTAATATCTTGGAACACCATGATTCTAGGGTTTACTTATAATGGAAAAACAATCAAATCCCTTAAACTTTTTGATGAATTACTCAAAAATGGGCCCACCCCAGATGAAGTAACCCTATATGGAATTCTATTAGCTTGCAATTATGGTTCTTTGATCAATGAAGGGTTGTTAATCTTTTATTCAATGGAGAACGAATATGGGGTTACACCAAAAGACACACATTTGACCATTATTGTCGACTTGATGATAAAATGTGGAAGACTTAATGAAGCACTTGAAATAGTTACAACAATGGGTAGTGGACTCAATGGTGTTATGTGTAAATCGATTCTTGATGTTTATGGGGTATATGGAGAGTTGAGATTTATAGAAAAGGTTGCTCAAAGATTGATAGAATTTGAACCTATGTGTGTGTTACCTTATATTGTGTTGTGTAAAGCTTATGAAGTGAGAGGAAAATGGGAAAGTGTAGCTAGAgtgaagaaagaaatgaaagatAGAAAGATTAAGAAAGTGGTGGGGTGTAGTTGGATTGGAGTGAAGAGAAATttgtttgattttaaagaaagtgaAGTTGTTCATCATGGTGGGGAAGATTTGTACTTGATGTTGAGATTAATGATGTGGGATTTAGATGATGAAGgttattatatattttaa
- the LOC111896911 gene encoding pentatricopeptide repeat-containing protein At4g14190, chloroplastic: MGVGMLLPSISVNDKTFLYKALVFPKPYIRTLTSTKPQFQRPTKPPPFSVHFSGGKTKFYKENSVQFDDLPRNWNLKRSLFEKLKARDSDPVQILEEDGDWSKELFWAAVGFLNQSSRSSQVLQVFDKWKSKDDSRVSQFNYERIISLLVEEGLVEVAVLTLKDMKNFHGLQASSEIYDSIIHGFLKKERFEDALFYLKEMEDTKVIPQPHTYNKLINAYADNGLYDDMAKCVKRMESNGCFPNQSTYNLLIREFSIAGLIKRMERTYQIVISKKMDLEASTMVAMLDAYANFGILEKMEKVCKKVLKLKPKVFLKDDLIHKVAIVYIENFMFSKLDDLGNELYHTKTKNSDMVWCLRMLSHACLLSRTGMESVIQEMEYKKVGWNVTIANTMLFAYARMKDFENMKVVIFKMVDGGVKGDIVTCGILCDVYGFDELSCWRKVGLFGDVVEFKSNPLILVAFGKGCFLKIVEELDHRESKVWSYEHLIKLVKQHQIDEDRFS; encoded by the exons ATGGGTGTGGGGATGCTCCTTCCCTCCATATCCGTCAACGATAAAACCTTCCTCTATAAAGCCCTAGTTTTTCCCAAACCCTATATCAGAACCCTAACGTCTACAAAACCCCAATTCCAACGTCCGACCAAACCTCCTCCTTTTTCAGTACACTTCTCCGGTGGCAAAACgaaattttacaaagaaaattcGGTTCAATTTGATGATCTTCCTCGAAATTGGAACCTCAAAAGGAGTTTGTTTGAGAAGCTCAAAGCTAGAGACTCAGACCCTGTTCAGATCCTCGAAGAGGATGGAGATTGGAGCAAAGAACTTTTCTGGGCTGCTGTTGGATTCCTCAATCAAAGCTCCAGATCGAGCCAGGTTCTTCAG GTGTTTGATAAATGGAAAAGCAAGGATGATTCGCGAGTGAGCCAATTCAACTACGAGAGAATCATAAGTTTGTTAGTTGAAGAGGGATTAGTTGAAGTTGCAGTGTTGACCTTGaaagatatgaagaattttcatgGTTTGCAGGCTTCATCTGAGATCTATGATTCAATCATCCATGGTTTTCTCAAAAAAGAAAGATTTGAAGATGCATTGTTTTATCTTAAGGAAATGGAAGATACCAAAGTGATTCCACAGCCACATACGTATAATAAACTAATCAATGCGTATGCAGATAATGGTTTGTATGATGATATGGCAAAGTGTGTTAAAAGAATGGAATCAAACGGGTGTTTCCCTAATCAATCTACTTATAATTTGTTAATCAGAGAGTTTTCGATAGCTGGATTGATTAAAAGAATGGAAAGAACATATCAGATTGTGATCTCAAAAAAGATGGATCTTGAAGCCTCAACAATGGTGGCAATGCTAGATGCGTATGCCAACTTTGGGATATTGGAAAAGATGGAGAAGGTTTGTAAAAAGGTGTTGAAGTTAAAACCGAAAGTTTTCTTGAAAGATGATTTGATTCATAAAGTGGCTATTGTTTACATTGAGAACTTTATGTTTTCTAAATTagacgatttgggaaacgagctTTATCATACCAAAACAAAGAATAGTGACATGGTGTGGTGTTTACGGATGCTTAGTCATGCTTGTCTTTTGAGTAGAACCGGAATGGAATCCGTGATTCAAGAGATGGAATACAAGAAAGTTGGATGGAATGTGACGATTGCTAACACGATGTTGTTTGCATATGCAAGAATGAAAgattttgaaaacatgaaagttgtaatcttcaaaatggtggATGGAGGTGTGAAAGGTGATATTGTTACTTGTGGGATTTTGTGTGATGTATATGGGTTTGATGAGTTAAGTTGTTGGAGAAAAGTGGGATTGTTTGGAGATGTTGTGGAGTTTAAAAGTAACCCTTTGATTCTTGTTGCATTTGGAAAGGGGTGTTTTTTGAAAATTGTTGAAGAACTTGATCATAGAGAGAGTAAAGTTTGGAGCTATGAGCATCTCATCAAGTTGGTGAAGCAACATCAAATTGATGAAGATAGGTTTTCATGA